The following proteins are co-located in the Myxocyprinus asiaticus isolate MX2 ecotype Aquarium Trade chromosome 18, UBuf_Myxa_2, whole genome shotgun sequence genome:
- the LOC127455937 gene encoding transient receptor potential cation channel subfamily M member 7-like isoform X3 has translation MLGFPVVFPLQSQKSWIENTFTRRECVYILPVSKDPHRCLPGCQICQQLVRCCCGRLVRQHVGFTATLAMKYSDVRLAEGGLSELEQWSVEKHTEESPTDAYGVINFQGGSHSYRAKYVRLSYDSRPEAILRLMLKEWQMELPKIVISVHGGIQNFDLHPRIKHVMGKGLIKAAVTTGAWILTGGVNTGVAKHVGDALKEHLSRSARKICTLGIAPWGVIENRNDLIGRDVVAPYQTLLNPLSKLNVLNNFHSHFILVDDGTVGKYGAEVKLRRELEKHINMQRIHARIGQGVPVVALIFEGGPNVILTVLEYLQERPPVPVVVCEGTGRAADILAYVHKQTEPDGALPDGVEADIIATIKKTFNFSQSDALHLFQTLMECMKSKELITVFPVGSEDHQDIDVAILKALLKGTNASAFDQLVLTLAWDRVDIAKDHVFVYGQQLLVGSLEQAMLDALVMDRVEFVKLLIENGVSMHRFLTITRLEELYNTKQTPTNPTLYHLVRDVKQGNLPPNYKITLIDVGLVIEYLMGGTYRCNYTRKRFRIIYNNLHGNSRRSGRHTASSSHESFSIQADKKEKTRHNHFIKTAQPYKPKLDSAAELQKKKSKEEVVDIDDPETRRFPYPFNELLVWAVLMKRQKMSLFFWQHGEESMAKALVACKLLRSMCYESKKSDVVDDTSEELKEYSNEFGTLAVDLLEQSFRQDETMAMKLLTYELKNWSNSTCLKLAVSSRLRPFVAHTCTQMLLFDMWMGRLNMRKNSWYKVARFEQVYRQTTLRAAAMEASK, from the exons ATGCTGGGTTTCCCTGTTGTTTTCCCGCTGCAGTCCCAGAAGTCCTGGATAGAGAACACTTTCACCAGGAGGGAATGTGTCTATATTCTGCCCGTGTCAAAGGACCCCCACAG ATGCCTCCCAGGATGCCAAATCTGCCAGCAGCTCGTGCG atgCTGCTGCGGCCGTTTGGTTCGGCAGCACGTTGGATTCACGGCCACACTGGCAATGAAATACTCAGATGTGCGATTAGCGGAGGGGGGGCTTTCAGAACTGGAGCAGTGGTCTGTGGAGAAACATACAGAGGAAAGTCCCACTGATGCGTATGGAGTAATCAACTTCCAGGGTGGATCCCATTCATACAGAGCCAAg TATGTGCGCCTGTCGTACGACTCTCGTCCAGAGGCGATTCTTCGACTCATGTTGAAGGAATGGCAGATGGAGCTGCCAAAGATCGTCATCAGCGTTCATGGAGGAATTCAAAACTTTGACCTGCATCCACGAATCAAACATGTAATGGGCAAAGGACTCATCAAAGCTGCTGTTACCACAGGGGCCTGGATACTGACCGGAGGAGTGAATACAG GTGTGGCCAAACATGTGGGCGACGCACTGAAAGAGCACCTGTCACGATCGGCGCGGAAAATCTGCACACTGGGAATCGCACCCTGGGGAGTGATCGAAAACAGGAACGACCTAATTGGAAGAGAC gttgTAGCGCCGTATCAGACTCTGTTGAATCCCCTTAGTAAACTGAATGTGCTAAATAACTTCCACTCACATTTTATCCTTGTGGATGATGGAACGGTTGGGAAATATGGAGCAGAAGTCAAACTCCGAAGAGAGCTGGAGAAACACATTAACATGCAGAGAATTCACGCac gtATTGGTCAGGGTGTTCCTGTGGTGGCGCTGATTTTTGAAGGTGGTCCGAATGTGATCCTGACGGTATTGGAGTATCTGCAAGAAAGACCACCTGTGCCTGTGGTGGTGTGTGAGGGGACGGGTCGTGCTGCAGACATACTGGCTTACGTCCACAAACAGACAGAGCCGGACGG tgcgtTGCCTGATGGTGTTGAGGCCGACATCATCGCTACAATTAAGAAAACCTTTAACTTCAGTCAAAGCGACGCACTGCATCTCTTTCAAACACTGATGGAGTGCATGAAGAGCAAAGAACTG ataaCAGTGTTTCCTGTGGGCTCCGAGGATCATCAGGACATCGATGTGGCAATTCTAAAGGCTCTTCTCAAAG GCACTAACGCATCAGCCTTCGATCAACTGGTCCTGACGCTGGCGTGGGACAGAGTGGACATCGCTAAAGATCACGTGTTTGTTTACGGACAACAGTTGCTG GTTGGTTCTCTCGAGCAGGCGATGTTGGATGCGTTGGTGATGGACCGTGTGGAGTTTGTTAAACTGCTTATAGAGAACGGCGTCAGTATGCATAGATTCCTCACAATTACAAGACTGGAGGAGCTTTACAACacg AAACAAACGCCAACAAATCCAACTCTTTATCACCTGGTGAGAGACGTAAAACAG GGTAACCTCCCACCCAACTATAAAATCACACTGATTGATGTTGGGTTGGTTATTGAGTATCTCATGGGTGGAACATACAGGTGCAACTACACACGAAAACGCTTCCGGATAATCTACAACAATCTCCACGGAAACAGTCGG CGGTCAGGGCGACACACGGCCAGTAGCTCTCACGAGTCCTTCAGCATTCAAGCTGACAAGAAAGAGAAAACGAGACACAATCACTTCATTAAGACTGCACAACCATACAAACCTAAG CTGGATTCGGCTGCTGAGCTGCAGAAGAAGAAGAGTAAAGAGGAAGTAGTGGACATCGATGACCCAGAGACGCGTCGTTTCCCATATCCTTTTAATGAGCTGCTGGTGTGGGCCGTGCTGATGAAGAGGCAGAAGATGTCTTTGTTCTTCTGGCAGCATGGAGAGGAGTCCATGGCCAAAGCGCTGGTGGCCTGCAAGCTGCTGCGCTCGATGTGCTACGAGTCCAAGAAGAGCGACGTGGTAGATGATACCTCAGAGGAGCTGAAAGAGTATTCCAA TGAGTTTGGCACATTGGCTGTGGATTTGTTGGAACAGTCATTCAGGCAGGATGAAACGATGGCCATGAAGCTGCTGACATATGAACTGAAGAACTGGAGCAACTCCACCTGTCTGAAACTGGCTGTGTCATCGCGGCTCCGCCCCTTCGTGGCTCACACCTGTACGCAGATGCTGTTGTTCGACATGTGGATGGGACGACTAAACATGCGGAAAAACTCCTGGTATAAG gttgccagatttgaacaagtttacaggcaaacaacactgcgtgctgcagcaatggaagccagcaaatga